A window of Lentibacillus sp. Marseille-P4043 contains these coding sequences:
- a CDS encoding peptide ABC transporter substrate-binding protein, which translates to MNWKRWSLLLTLVFAMGIFLAACGGDDTTGGDSDSGDDAAQEEGNGGDEGDSGDSGDAALAEDQTFNVNIKTEPPSLHPGKASDTTSSAVLDQIFEGLTRVNQDGEPENAMASDIQISDDQKTYTFTIRDGAKWSNGDPVTAQDFEYAWKWVLNPDSPDTDYAYQLYPIKGAQAAKEDGGSMDDIGIKAEDDQTLVVELNQPTPYFLQLTAFHTYYPVNKSVVEGKDEWAVNVTDDYVTNGPFTIESWEHKSQIVLKKYADYWDAENVNLETINMYMIEDEATELKMYENGELDWAGSPTGSIPLAAIPSLKEDNSLNISPKAGVYYYSFNTEVEPFNNVNIRKAFALAVNRQGIVDNITKGEQTPAMALVPTSIWEENEEGYFKDNDVEKAKEYLEKGKEELGIDELPVVKVTYNTDEGHAAIAQAVQDMWRENLGVEVELNNEEWNVFLDTMGEGNYQVGRMGWIADFNDAINFLEIFQTVGGNNYTNWESEEYSDLLEKSRTETDPAARKEILREAEQIFMDELPLAPIYFYTNLWLNKDYVKDIQVNAMGSFNLKWGYIAEH; encoded by the coding sequence ATGAATTGGAAGAGATGGTCTTTACTTCTAACGCTTGTTTTTGCCATGGGTATCTTTCTTGCAGCATGTGGCGGAGATGATACAACAGGCGGCGACAGTGACAGCGGCGATGACGCGGCACAAGAAGAAGGTAATGGTGGAGATGAGGGAGACAGCGGTGACAGCGGTGATGCAGCACTAGCTGAAGATCAAACATTTAATGTGAACATTAAAACAGAACCACCTTCATTACATCCAGGGAAAGCATCTGATACAACTTCAAGTGCAGTGCTTGACCAAATTTTTGAAGGGTTAACACGTGTTAATCAAGATGGCGAGCCAGAGAATGCAATGGCTTCAGATATCCAAATTTCAGATGATCAAAAAACATATACATTCACAATTCGCGATGGTGCAAAATGGTCAAATGGTGACCCGGTAACTGCGCAGGATTTTGAATATGCATGGAAATGGGTACTTAACCCAGATAGCCCTGATACAGATTATGCTTATCAATTATATCCAATTAAAGGTGCACAAGCTGCCAAAGAAGACGGCGGTTCAATGGATGACATTGGCATCAAAGCAGAAGATGATCAAACATTGGTTGTTGAACTGAATCAACCAACACCATATTTTTTACAATTAACAGCGTTCCACACATACTATCCAGTAAACAAAAGCGTTGTTGAAGGAAAAGATGAGTGGGCAGTAAATGTTACGGATGATTATGTAACAAATGGACCATTCACAATCGAGTCATGGGAACATAAGAGTCAAATCGTATTGAAGAAATATGCTGATTATTGGGATGCAGAAAATGTAAACCTTGAAACGATCAATATGTACATGATTGAGGATGAAGCAACTGAATTAAAAATGTATGAGAATGGTGAGTTGGATTGGGCAGGTTCACCAACTGGATCAATTCCATTGGCTGCAATTCCTTCACTAAAAGAAGACAATTCACTAAACATTTCACCTAAAGCGGGTGTTTACTACTATTCATTTAATACAGAAGTGGAACCTTTTAACAATGTTAATATTCGTAAAGCATTTGCATTAGCGGTTAACCGTCAAGGTATTGTAGATAACATTACAAAAGGTGAACAAACACCAGCAATGGCATTAGTGCCAACTTCTATCTGGGAAGAAAATGAAGAAGGTTATTTCAAAGATAATGACGTTGAGAAAGCAAAAGAATATTTGGAAAAGGGTAAGGAAGAACTTGGAATTGATGAATTACCAGTAGTTAAAGTTACGTATAACACAGATGAAGGCCATGCTGCTATTGCACAGGCAGTTCAAGATATGTGGAGAGAAAACCTTGGTGTTGAAGTAGAATTGAACAATGAAGAATGGAATGTTTTCCTTGACACAATGGGTGAAGGTAACTATCAAGTTGGTCGTATGGGATGGATTGCAGACTTTAATGACGCAATCAACTTCCTAGAAATCTTCCAAACTGTAGGTGGAAACAACTACACGAACTGGGAGAGTGAAGAGTACTCTGACTTGCTAGAAAAATCAAGAACAGAAACAGATCCTGCTGCACGTAAAGAAATTTTACGCGAAGCTGAACAAATCTTTATGGATGAGTTACCACTTGCACCAATCTATTTCTACACAAACTTGTGGTTAAATAAAGATTATGTAAAAGACATTCAAGTAAACGCGATGGGTAGCTTCAACCTAAAATGGGGTTACATTGCAGAACACTAA
- a CDS encoding ABC transporter permease, giving the protein MARYLLKRLGYIVVSLFFIVTITFFLMQAAPGGPFASERKLPPEIEQQMNEAYGLNDPLYQQYFDYLVNTVQFDFGPSFKYVGQEVTDIISRSFPYSLILGAEAIFLAVSIGVLLGVIAALRHNKFGDYAAMVIAVLGISVPSFIMATILQYIFAIKLQALPVARFESFAHTILPAIALATTPLAFIARLMRSSMLEVLNADYIKTAKSKGLGKRIVTYKHALRNAILPVVSYLGPLVAAILTGSFVIEKIFGIPGLGNEFVVSVTNRDYTVIMGTTVFFSIILLVSILIVDLIYGLVDPRIKVAGKGGK; this is encoded by the coding sequence TTGGCTAGATACCTACTTAAACGATTAGGTTATATAGTTGTTTCGTTATTTTTCATTGTAACAATTACGTTTTTCCTGATGCAGGCTGCACCGGGTGGACCATTTGCATCGGAAAGAAAACTGCCGCCGGAAATCGAACAGCAAATGAATGAGGCATATGGTTTAAATGATCCATTGTATCAGCAGTATTTTGATTATCTTGTCAACACAGTACAATTCGACTTTGGTCCTTCATTTAAATACGTTGGACAAGAAGTTACAGACATTATTAGTAGGAGCTTCCCCTATTCACTCATATTAGGTGCTGAAGCAATTTTCCTTGCCGTATCAATTGGGGTACTGCTTGGAGTAATAGCTGCCCTTAGACACAATAAGTTCGGCGACTATGCAGCAATGGTTATAGCTGTTCTGGGAATATCGGTACCAAGCTTTATTATGGCTACCATTTTGCAATATATTTTTGCGATTAAGTTACAGGCACTGCCGGTTGCAAGGTTTGAATCGTTTGCCCATACAATCTTGCCGGCAATTGCCCTAGCTACAACACCACTAGCTTTTATAGCTCGGTTAATGCGGTCGAGTATGCTTGAAGTATTGAATGCGGACTATATTAAAACCGCAAAATCAAAGGGATTAGGGAAACGGATTGTAACGTATAAACATGCGCTTCGTAATGCGATTTTGCCGGTTGTTTCGTATCTAGGACCGTTAGTCGCAGCAATCCTTACAGGGAGCTTTGTCATTGAAAAGATTTTTGGTATTCCAGGGTTAGGTAATGAATTCGTTGTTAGTGTTACGAATCGTGATTATACCGTAATCATGGGGACGACAGTGTTCTTTAGTATTATTTTACTTGTATCCATATTGATTGTCGATCTTATTTATGGCCTAGTTGACCCTCGGATTAAAGTAGCCGGAAAGGGGGGCAAATAA
- a CDS encoding ABC transporter permease: protein MEQLQVKDSDFEQIERKQEDAERIAGESTSFGKDAWRRFKKNKLAFAGIFVIVLLGILSFAGGPISGENYYENDLMRANQSPSAEHWFGTDNLGRDVFARTWYGAKISLFIGLMAAFIDLVIGVIWGSVSGFFGGKIDEYMMRIADILYGVPYLLVVILLMVIMPQGLWTLIIAMTITGWINMARIVRGQVMQLRSEEYVLASQSLGASSTRILFRHLVPNTMGPILVTLTLTIPNAIFTEAFLSYLGLGVPAPLASWGTMSSDALPALEYYPYQLFFPAFFICLTMLAFNIIGDAMRDALDPKERK from the coding sequence ATGGAACAATTGCAAGTTAAAGATAGTGATTTTGAACAAATAGAAAGAAAACAGGAAGATGCTGAACGAATTGCCGGTGAAAGTACGTCATTTGGGAAGGATGCTTGGCGACGATTTAAGAAGAATAAATTAGCTTTTGCTGGGATTTTCGTAATTGTGCTACTTGGAATTTTGTCATTTGCTGGTGGTCCGATTTCTGGAGAAAACTATTATGAAAATGACTTGATGAGAGCCAATCAATCTCCATCAGCTGAGCATTGGTTCGGTACCGATAATTTAGGAAGAGACGTGTTTGCCAGAACGTGGTATGGAGCAAAAATTTCGTTGTTTATCGGCTTGATGGCAGCTTTTATTGATCTCGTTATCGGAGTCATTTGGGGATCTGTATCTGGATTTTTTGGTGGAAAAATTGATGAATATATGATGCGTATTGCTGACATTTTATACGGTGTACCATATTTACTAGTCGTTATTTTGCTCATGGTTATCATGCCGCAAGGGCTCTGGACGTTGATTATTGCCATGACGATCACTGGTTGGATTAATATGGCACGGATTGTCAGGGGACAGGTTATGCAATTGCGTTCCGAAGAATATGTCTTAGCTTCCCAATCGCTTGGGGCAAGCAGTACACGCATATTATTTCGGCACCTTGTCCCAAATACGATGGGCCCAATCTTGGTTACGTTAACCCTTACGATTCCAAATGCCATTTTTACCGAGGCATTTTTGAGCTATTTAGGTCTTGGTGTACCGGCACCGCTCGCAAGTTGGGGAACAATGTCGTCAGATGCATTGCCGGCACTTGAATATTACCCATATCAGTTGTTCTTCCCAGCATTTTTCATCTGTTTAACCATGCTCGCTTTTAACATTATTGGTGATGCAATGAGAGATGCATTGGATCCAAAAGAACGCAAGTAA
- a CDS encoding ABC transporter ATP-binding protein gives MDKILQVNDLSVSFDTYGSEVKAVRGVTFELDEQETLAIVGESGSGKSVTAQSIMRLVPMPPGKFASGTIEFNGENLIDKSEKQMEGIRGKDISMIFQDPMTSLNPTMTVGKQIAEGLIKHQNMSKKEAFHRGVELLKLVGIPNPEARIKQYPHQFSGGMRQRAMIAIALACNPKVLIADEPTTALDVTIQAQILDLMRDLQDKTGTAIILITHDLGVVANAAHRVAVMYGGKIVEQGTVDEIFYNPKHPYTWGLLGSMPKLDGGEEELHAIPGSPPDLADPPKGCPFATRCPYAMKVCENHMPAYTELSNTQKTACWLLDERAPEVERPDSAMIGGSTVE, from the coding sequence ATGGACAAAATTTTGCAAGTAAATGATTTATCCGTATCATTTGACACGTATGGAAGTGAAGTGAAAGCTGTTCGTGGAGTAACATTTGAACTGGATGAGCAGGAAACATTGGCGATTGTTGGGGAATCTGGTTCAGGGAAAAGTGTTACCGCACAGTCTATTATGCGATTAGTCCCAATGCCGCCTGGAAAATTTGCAAGTGGAACGATTGAATTTAATGGGGAAAATCTGATTGATAAATCTGAAAAGCAAATGGAAGGTATTCGCGGCAAGGATATAAGTATGATATTTCAAGACCCAATGACATCCTTAAATCCAACAATGACAGTGGGAAAGCAGATTGCAGAAGGGTTAATAAAACATCAAAATATGTCGAAAAAAGAGGCATTTCATCGGGGTGTGGAATTATTAAAACTTGTCGGTATTCCGAATCCAGAAGCACGCATTAAACAGTATCCCCATCAATTTTCTGGTGGGATGCGGCAACGTGCGATGATCGCGATTGCGTTGGCTTGTAATCCAAAAGTGTTAATTGCTGATGAACCAACAACAGCATTGGATGTGACGATTCAGGCGCAAATTCTCGATCTGATGCGTGATCTTCAGGACAAAACGGGAACAGCAATCATCCTAATTACCCATGATCTGGGTGTTGTAGCAAATGCGGCACATCGGGTTGCCGTCATGTATGGTGGGAAAATTGTAGAACAAGGGACTGTTGATGAAATTTTTTACAACCCAAAGCACCCCTATACGTGGGGGCTATTAGGTTCCATGCCAAAATTAGATGGTGGCGAAGAGGAGTTACACGCGATTCCAGGCTCACCGCCTGATTTAGCTGATCCACCAAAAGGCTGTCCATTTGCAACGCGTTGTCCATATGCAATGAAAGTGTGTGAGAATCATATGCCTGCATATACAGAGCTATCTAATACGCAAAAAACAGCCTGCTGGTTATTGGATGAACGTGCACCGGAAGTAGAACGTCCAGATTCAGCTATGATAGGGGGTTCAACAGTTGAATAA
- a CDS encoding ABC transporter ATP-binding protein produces MNKEKLLEIKNLKKHFKIDRNSYLKAVDDISFNIYKGETFGLVGESGCGKSTAGRTILRLYEATEGSVDFYGENVHGKKSKKELKKFNRSMQMIFQDPYASLNPRMTVKDIIAEGMDIHGLVSNKQERLARVNELLQTVGLNSDHGNRYPHEFSGGQRQRIGIARALAVDPDFIVADEPISALDVSIQAQVVNLLKNLQRERGLTYLFIAHDLSMVKHISDRVGVMYLGSMAEVASSDDLYAEPLHPYTQALLSAIPISDPEVERSRERIVIEGDVPSPINPPSGCRFRTRCPFAMDVCAKVVPEFQEYKKDHWVSCHLYDERYNDENKMKQN; encoded by the coding sequence TTGAATAAGGAAAAATTACTCGAAATTAAAAATCTAAAAAAGCACTTCAAAATAGATCGAAACAGCTACTTAAAAGCTGTTGATGATATTAGTTTTAATATATACAAAGGGGAAACATTCGGATTAGTCGGAGAATCAGGTTGCGGGAAATCTACTGCTGGTAGGACAATTTTACGGTTATATGAAGCAACAGAAGGCTCGGTTGACTTTTATGGAGAAAATGTCCATGGTAAAAAATCTAAAAAGGAATTAAAAAAGTTTAACCGCAGCATGCAGATGATTTTCCAGGATCCGTATGCTTCGTTAAACCCAAGAATGACAGTAAAGGACATCATTGCCGAGGGGATGGATATTCACGGACTTGTTAGCAACAAGCAAGAGCGTTTGGCAAGGGTCAATGAATTACTGCAAACAGTAGGACTTAACAGTGATCACGGGAATCGTTATCCACACGAATTCAGTGGTGGGCAACGGCAGCGGATTGGGATTGCTCGCGCATTGGCGGTTGATCCGGATTTTATTGTGGCCGATGAGCCGATTTCAGCACTCGATGTATCGATCCAGGCCCAAGTTGTGAATCTACTCAAAAATTTGCAACGAGAACGTGGACTAACCTATCTGTTTATAGCCCATGACTTATCAATGGTTAAGCATATTAGTGATCGTGTCGGCGTTATGTATTTAGGCAGTATGGCTGAGGTCGCATCAAGTGATGATTTATATGCGGAGCCATTACACCCGTACACACAGGCATTATTAAGTGCGATTCCAATTTCTGATCCAGAGGTAGAGCGATCAAGGGAACGGATTGTGATCGAGGGGGATGTTCCAAGCCCTATAAATCCTCCAAGTGGCTGTCGCTTTCGTACAAGATGTCCATTTGCAATGGATGTATGTGCAAAAGTTGTTCCGGAATTTCAAGAATATAAAAAAGATCACTGGGTTTCCTGCCATTTATACGATGAAAGATATAATGATGAGAATAAGATGAAGCAAAATTAA
- a CDS encoding ABC transporter ATP-binding protein, whose protein sequence is MVQNQQENDLLEIKNLHTGFIIDGDLHNAIVDVNFDVKPKEVVCVVGESGCGKSVMSLSIMQLLPKLNSKISAGEIMFNGEDLTKKSDKEMNQVRGKDIAMIFQEPMTALNPVFTIGSQLQEVLFNHLDLTKKEAREKAVVLMEQVGISRPEKIIDEYPHQLSGGMRQRVMIAMAIALHPKLLIADEPTTALDVTVQAQILELLKDIQDKEDMAIMLITHDLGVVAEMADRVIVMYAGQVVETSNVVELFTKPKHPYTEALLNSIPKMDQEEETLNTIDGVVPSLENMPQVGCRFADRCPKAFGDCTKVTPQLSEVADGQFARCLLHDACYPDKPSSEKEEVKL, encoded by the coding sequence TTGGTACAAAATCAGCAAGAAAATGACCTGCTCGAAATAAAGAACTTACATACAGGATTTATAATTGATGGTGACTTGCATAATGCAATAGTAGATGTGAACTTTGATGTGAAACCAAAAGAAGTTGTTTGTGTTGTTGGTGAGTCCGGATGTGGAAAGAGTGTTATGTCGTTATCGATTATGCAACTGCTGCCAAAACTGAACTCCAAAATATCAGCCGGTGAAATTATGTTTAATGGGGAAGATTTAACGAAAAAGTCAGATAAGGAAATGAATCAAGTGCGCGGTAAGGATATCGCTATGATTTTCCAAGAACCAATGACGGCTTTGAATCCGGTATTTACGATCGGATCACAATTACAAGAAGTATTGTTTAACCATTTGGATTTAACAAAAAAAGAAGCACGAGAAAAAGCGGTCGTTTTAATGGAACAGGTGGGAATATCTCGACCAGAGAAAATTATTGATGAATATCCACATCAACTATCTGGTGGGATGAGACAGCGCGTTATGATTGCCATGGCTATTGCGCTACACCCGAAACTGTTAATCGCTGATGAACCAACGACAGCATTGGACGTAACTGTACAGGCGCAGATTCTAGAACTACTAAAAGACATCCAGGACAAAGAGGATATGGCCATCATGCTAATCACACATGACTTAGGTGTTGTTGCAGAAATGGCAGACCGCGTAATCGTTATGTATGCCGGGCAAGTTGTTGAGACATCAAATGTTGTGGAATTATTTACGAAACCGAAACATCCCTATACCGAAGCATTGCTTAACAGTATTCCGAAAATGGATCAAGAAGAAGAGACATTGAATACGATTGATGGGGTTGTCCCCTCACTAGAAAATATGCCGCAAGTCGGCTGCAGGTTTGCTGACCGTTGTCCAAAAGCTTTTGGTGATTGCACGAAGGTCACACCACAGCTTTCCGAAGTCGCTGATGGACAATTTGCACGATGCCTTCTTCACGATGCATGCTATCCAGATAAACCATCAAGTGAGAAGGAGGAAGTTAAGCTATGA
- a CDS encoding ABC transporter ATP-binding protein gives MSQQVTTETKKKDLANKDVLLDVKNLKKYYPVHAGFFKRKVGDVKAVDDISLTLRKGETFGLVGESGCGKSTAGRTILRLTESTEGEIIFDGEDITDLRGSALRKARQDFQMVFQDPYASLNPKMMVGHLVDEPIRNYTNKSHKELRTEVKALLKRVGLREEDYYKYPHEFSGGQRQRIGIARSLALNPKLIVADEPVSALDVSIQSQVLNLLKELQDEFDLTYLFIAHDLSVVKHMSDRIGVMYLGHLVEVGDKEAIYKEPLHPYTKALTSAIPEPNPLIKKERIILEGDVPSPQNPPSGCVFHTRCPVAMPKCKEIIPQLKEVRPNQQVACLLYEDE, from the coding sequence ATGAGTCAGCAGGTAACAACAGAGACGAAGAAAAAGGATTTAGCAAATAAGGATGTATTGTTAGATGTCAAAAATCTAAAAAAGTATTACCCCGTACATGCAGGTTTTTTTAAACGCAAGGTTGGAGATGTCAAGGCAGTTGATGATATTTCGCTCACACTAAGAAAAGGTGAAACGTTCGGTCTTGTAGGGGAGTCGGGTTGTGGCAAGTCGACTGCAGGCAGAACCATTTTACGTTTAACGGAATCGACCGAGGGAGAAATTATTTTTGATGGCGAGGATATTACAGATTTACGTGGGTCGGCATTACGAAAGGCACGACAAGATTTTCAAATGGTCTTTCAGGATCCTTATGCATCGCTCAACCCAAAAATGATGGTTGGTCACTTGGTAGATGAACCAATTCGTAACTATACAAATAAATCACATAAGGAATTGAGAACCGAGGTAAAAGCGTTATTAAAGCGAGTGGGGCTTCGTGAAGAGGATTATTATAAATATCCACATGAATTTTCTGGTGGACAACGGCAACGGATTGGAATCGCTCGGTCATTAGCTTTAAATCCAAAATTAATTGTTGCTGATGAACCAGTAAGTGCACTTGACGTGTCGATCCAATCACAAGTACTGAATTTGTTAAAAGAATTACAAGATGAGTTTGATTTAACTTATTTGTTTATTGCCCATGACTTAAGTGTTGTCAAACATATGAGTGATCGAATTGGTGTCATGTACCTTGGGCATTTGGTTGAAGTGGGTGATAAAGAGGCGATTTATAAAGAACCATTGCATCCATATACAAAAGCGCTTACATCGGCGATTCCAGAACCAAATCCATTAATAAAAAAAGAACGGATTATTTTGGAAGGGGATGTACCAAGTCCGCAGAATCCGCCGAGTGGGTGTGTGTTTCATACCAGATGTCCAGTTGCAATGCCGAAATGCAAGGAAATTATACCTCAATTAAAGGAGGTGAGGCCTAATCAACAGGTCGCATGTCTTTTGTACGAGGATGAGTAA
- the opp4A gene encoding oligopeptide ABC transporter substrate-binding protein, with amino-acid sequence MKKKFWFLLTLVFALSMVLAACADSTSSDGDGEKEGDSDSGEKTEADAGEPKKGGNVTFAFTQPFQGLLERGLYEGEDDDLILNFMTDAFVDTNDELEPVPGMADFEVDEENNTVTFTIKDGIKWHDGEPLVAEDMAYAYEVIAHPDYEASRYANVSMIEGAEAYHNGEADSISGIEVVDDKTLVLTLTDIAPNTMSNLWSYPMPKHYYEGIAVKDLPESDEVRKNPIGTGPFKVKNIVPGEMVELEKFADYWQGEPYLDGVVYKVIDASLASGALENGEVDIMAAPSSQYEEVKALDNVNIYEEASLGFSYIGFKFGHWDKEEKKNIMDNEKFQNKKLRQAMSYAIDRQGILDSFSNGLGELIEAPMPPVSWAKADDSELTTYDYDPEKAKELLKEAGYEDTNDDGFVEDPDGNEFTVNFDSMSGSDISEPRAQYIIQNWQDVGINAKINGGLKEFNLFYDVVENDDPSVETFMGAWGLASDPDPTGLWKEDDLWNYARWVNEESDKLIEKGISDKAFDREYRKQVYADWQKLVNEELPNIFLYAPVDVYAANKRLQNVHTNSFTSQVDTHLWWVKDADDAE; translated from the coding sequence TTGAAAAAGAAATTTTGGTTTTTACTGACGTTAGTATTTGCGCTATCAATGGTACTGGCTGCTTGTGCAGATAGTACATCAAGTGATGGAGACGGAGAAAAAGAAGGGGATTCTGATAGTGGCGAAAAAACAGAAGCAGATGCAGGTGAACCTAAAAAAGGCGGAAATGTAACATTTGCTTTCACACAACCTTTCCAAGGGTTACTGGAAAGAGGCCTTTACGAAGGGGAAGACGATGACCTTATCCTTAATTTTATGACAGATGCTTTTGTAGATACAAATGATGAATTAGAACCAGTACCTGGAATGGCAGACTTTGAAGTGGATGAAGAAAACAATACGGTAACATTTACGATAAAGGACGGAATCAAGTGGCATGATGGGGAACCATTAGTTGCTGAAGATATGGCATATGCCTATGAAGTTATCGCACACCCAGATTATGAAGCTTCACGCTATGCGAATGTGTCGATGATTGAAGGCGCTGAGGCGTATCATAATGGGGAAGCGGATAGCATTTCTGGCATTGAGGTTGTTGATGATAAAACACTCGTTCTTACATTAACAGATATTGCTCCTAACACAATGTCTAATCTATGGAGCTATCCAATGCCGAAACACTATTATGAAGGTATAGCTGTTAAAGATTTGCCTGAATCTGATGAAGTTCGTAAAAATCCAATTGGAACAGGTCCATTTAAAGTGAAAAACATTGTGCCTGGTGAAATGGTTGAATTAGAAAAGTTTGCTGATTACTGGCAAGGTGAACCATACTTGGATGGTGTTGTCTACAAAGTAATTGATGCTTCACTTGCATCAGGTGCACTAGAAAATGGCGAAGTAGATATTATGGCCGCGCCAAGTAGCCAATATGAAGAAGTTAAAGCACTTGACAATGTGAATATATATGAAGAAGCTTCATTAGGTTTCAGTTATATTGGCTTTAAGTTCGGTCATTGGGATAAAGAAGAGAAAAAGAACATTATGGATAACGAGAAGTTCCAAAATAAAAAATTACGTCAGGCAATGTCCTACGCAATTGACCGTCAAGGTATTTTAGACTCCTTTTCAAATGGGTTGGGTGAATTAATTGAAGCTCCAATGCCTCCTGTAAGCTGGGCAAAGGCGGATGACTCAGAGCTAACAACTTATGATTACGATCCAGAAAAGGCGAAGGAATTGTTAAAAGAAGCAGGTTATGAAGATACAAACGATGATGGATTTGTTGAAGATCCAGATGGCAATGAATTTACAGTAAACTTTGATTCTATGTCTGGTTCCGATATCTCTGAACCACGTGCACAATATATTATTCAAAATTGGCAGGATGTTGGAATTAACGCAAAAATAAATGGTGGACTAAAAGAATTTAATTTATTCTATGATGTCGTTGAAAATGATGATCCATCTGTTGAAACTTTCATGGGTGCTTGGGGGCTTGCTAGTGATCCAGACCCAACAGGCCTATGGAAAGAAGATGATTTATGGAACTATGCACGTTGGGTAAATGAAGAGTCTGATAAATTAATCGAAAAAGGAATTAGTGATAAAGCATTTGATAGAGAGTATCGTAAACAAGTATATGCTGATTGGCAAAAACTTGTAAATGAGGAATTGCCAAATATCTTCCTATATGCACCAGTAGATGTATATGCAGCAAATAAACGTTTGCAAAATGTTCATACAAACTCGTTTACATCGCAAGTTGATACACACTTATGGTGGGTAAAAGACGCTGATGATGCTGAGTAA
- the opp4B gene encoding oligopeptide ABC transporter permease yields the protein MLVYTLRRIAIMIPIIFLVSVVVFFLANMMPGDALSGKIDPLNANPEYIAEMRDKLGLNDPIYEQYLRWIGGFLQGDFGQSFVHKMPVSELILSRLPNTILLAVIAMVITYIVAFLMGKYAGRRPNTAGDYSVQVINYLALAMPSFVAALLFIYFVSFQLGWLPATGSIGAGVAPGSFEYILSKVEHAILPSLCLGLLPIASYTQFLRNDMIESSQKDYVRTARAKGTPERKIYNKHILRNSVIPIVTLLGFDLAGIIGGSVIIETIFTYPGVGQLFVDSINNRDFTVVMAITLLLTIMTLIGNLIADILYALVDPRIRLD from the coding sequence ATGCTCGTTTACACATTACGCAGAATCGCTATCATGATCCCCATTATTTTCCTTGTTTCTGTAGTGGTATTCTTCCTGGCAAATATGATGCCAGGAGATGCCCTATCAGGGAAAATCGATCCATTAAATGCAAATCCAGAGTATATTGCAGAAATGCGCGATAAATTAGGGTTAAATGATCCGATTTATGAACAGTATTTACGCTGGATCGGTGGATTTTTACAAGGAGATTTTGGACAATCATTCGTGCATAAAATGCCCGTTTCAGAGTTAATCTTATCACGATTACCTAATACAATTCTTTTAGCTGTTATAGCGATGGTCATTACATACATAGTAGCCTTTTTGATGGGGAAATATGCGGGTCGTCGTCCTAATACAGCTGGTGATTACAGTGTTCAGGTCATTAATTACCTAGCACTTGCAATGCCTAGTTTTGTTGCAGCTTTATTGTTTATTTACTTTGTATCGTTTCAATTAGGTTGGCTGCCTGCAACGGGAAGTATAGGAGCGGGAGTTGCGCCTGGTTCCTTCGAATATATTTTAAGTAAAGTTGAACACGCGATTTTACCTTCTTTATGCTTGGGCTTATTACCTATTGCCAGTTATACACAATTTTTGCGGAATGATATGATAGAAAGTTCTCAAAAAGACTATGTACGTACAGCACGTGCAAAAGGCACACCAGAGAGAAAAATTTATAATAAACATATTTTGCGGAATTCGGTAATACCAATTGTGACACTTCTTGGCTTTGATTTAGCAGGGATTATTGGCGGATCAGTCATTATTGAAACTATTTTCACGTATCCTGGAGTAGGTCAACTTTTTGTCGATTCGATTAATAATCGTGACTTTACTGTAGTTATGGCTATAACGTTGCTACTCACGATTATGACACTAATCGGAAATTTAATAGCTGATATATTGTATGCTCTAGTAGATCCAAGAATAAGGTTAGACTAA